The Paraburkholderia sabiae genome includes a region encoding these proteins:
- a CDS encoding LysR family transcriptional regulator has product MNEVRAISIFVRAATLGNLRKAAVDQGISPQAASHAVMQLEKSLGVRLFHRTTRKLSLTEEGERLLQSVEPALATLSSAIDDARRAKDEVAGPLRVSAPMALGRAVLWPVVLEFAALYPDVQLDVRFDDHFTDLVSDRADVGFRGGSPPSGGAIARRLLPIQLIVCASPAYIERHGKPMSVEDLDAHRCTGYRRANTGKLAPWEFLIGKEIVYRDVAATLCANDIDAETAAVLAGLAIGQLGSFSAVEHIRSGRLVPLLTQHVTQRESIYIYYRSRTEQPLRVRTFIDFMIERLADNRDYFLQPAELRT; this is encoded by the coding sequence GTGAACGAGGTCCGCGCCATTTCGATCTTTGTCCGCGCCGCTACGCTGGGCAATCTGCGCAAAGCTGCCGTCGATCAGGGCATTTCGCCTCAGGCGGCCAGCCACGCGGTGATGCAACTGGAAAAATCGCTCGGCGTGCGTCTGTTTCATCGGACGACGCGCAAGCTGAGCCTGACGGAAGAAGGCGAGCGGTTGCTGCAAAGCGTGGAGCCGGCGCTGGCGACGTTGTCGTCGGCGATCGACGATGCCCGTCGCGCGAAAGACGAAGTCGCCGGCCCGCTGCGCGTGAGCGCGCCGATGGCGCTCGGTCGCGCGGTGCTGTGGCCCGTGGTTCTCGAATTCGCCGCGCTTTATCCCGACGTGCAACTGGACGTGCGTTTCGACGATCACTTCACCGACCTCGTCAGCGATCGCGCCGACGTCGGCTTTCGCGGCGGGTCGCCGCCTTCGGGTGGCGCGATCGCACGGCGGCTGCTGCCCATTCAGTTGATCGTGTGCGCGTCGCCGGCGTATATCGAGCGGCATGGCAAGCCGATGTCCGTCGAAGACCTGGACGCGCATCGCTGCACCGGCTATCGGCGCGCGAACACCGGCAAGCTGGCGCCGTGGGAATTTCTGATCGGCAAGGAAATCGTCTATCGCGACGTGGCCGCGACGCTGTGCGCGAACGATATCGACGCGGAAACAGCGGCCGTTCTGGCGGGACTGGCGATCGGACAGCTGGGCAGCTTTTCGGCCGTCGAGCACATCCGCAGCGGACGGCTCGTGCCGCTGCTCACGCAGCACGTGACGCAGCGCGAGTCGATCTACATCTACTATCGCAGCCGCACCGAGCAGCCGCTGCGTGTGCGGACGTTCATCGACTTCATGATCGAACGGCTCGCTGACAACCGGGATTATTTTCTGCAACCCGCGGAACTGCGCACCTAG
- the cynS gene encoding cyanase gives MTQSQTTQHAREALTETIIDAKTRKNLTFEAINEGTGLSIAFTTAALLGQHALPEKAAKLVAERLGLDDAAVRLLQTIPLRGSIPGGVPTDPTVYRFYEMIQVYGSTLKALVHEQFGDGIISAINFKLDIKKVKDPEGGERAVITLDGKYLPTKPF, from the coding sequence ATGACCCAGTCGCAAACCACCCAGCACGCACGCGAAGCACTGACGGAAACCATCATCGACGCGAAGACGCGCAAGAACCTCACGTTCGAAGCGATCAACGAAGGCACGGGCCTGAGCATCGCTTTCACGACGGCTGCGCTGCTCGGCCAGCACGCGCTGCCCGAGAAGGCCGCGAAGCTGGTCGCCGAACGGCTCGGGCTCGATGACGCGGCCGTGCGTCTGCTGCAGACCATTCCTCTGCGCGGCAGCATTCCTGGCGGCGTGCCGACCGATCCGACCGTCTATCGCTTCTACGAAATGATTCAGGTGTACGGCTCGACGCTGAAGGCGCTGGTTCATGAGCAGTTCGGCGACGGCATCATCAGCGCGATCAACTTCAAGCTCGACATCAAGAAAGTGAAGGATCCCGAAGGCGGCGAACGCGCCGTCATCACGCTCGACGGCAAGTATCTGCCGACCAAACCGTTCTGA
- a CDS encoding carbonic anhydrase encodes MQEIIDGFLKFQRDVFPARKELFRKLATSQTPRTLFISCSDSRMVPELVTQREPGDLFVIRNAGNIVPSFGPEPGGVSATVEYAVAALGVTDVVICGHSDCGAMTAVATCKCLDHMPAVANWLRYADSAKLVNESREHASERERVDSMVRENVIAQLNNLKTHPSVALALAQGRLKLHGWVYDIESGSIDALDGATRQFVSLSAHPDVTATSD; translated from the coding sequence ATGCAAGAGATCATCGACGGTTTTCTGAAGTTTCAGCGGGACGTATTTCCCGCGCGCAAGGAGTTGTTCCGCAAGCTCGCGACCAGCCAGACGCCGCGCACGCTGTTCATCTCGTGTTCGGACAGTCGCATGGTGCCGGAACTCGTCACGCAGCGCGAACCGGGCGATCTGTTCGTGATCCGCAACGCGGGCAATATCGTGCCTTCGTTCGGTCCGGAGCCGGGCGGCGTGTCCGCTACCGTCGAATATGCCGTCGCCGCGCTCGGCGTCACGGATGTCGTGATCTGCGGTCACTCGGACTGCGGCGCGATGACGGCCGTCGCCACCTGCAAGTGCCTCGATCACATGCCCGCCGTCGCCAACTGGCTGCGTTACGCCGATTCGGCGAAGCTCGTCAACGAATCGCGCGAACATGCGAGCGAGCGCGAGCGTGTCGACTCGATGGTGCGCGAGAACGTGATCGCGCAACTCAACAATCTGAAGACCCATCCTTCCGTTGCACTGGCGCTTGCGCAAGGCCGCCTGAAGCTGCATGGCTGGGTCTACGACATCGAATCCGGTTCCATCGACGCGCTCGACGGCGCGACACGTCAGTTCGTTTCGCTGTCGGCGCATCCGGATGTCACCGCGACGTCCGACTAA
- a CDS encoding EAL domain-containing protein, whose translation MLALIVTVVCGACVLVTAALWARHADQAAIRERESLIAGDMVASIDRILDSVVSRAHLELSTLPGRPCPLVEHRLSELQSYVLYVRSVNLVANHNIYCSSALGPIDVPLTAYLSPAATRFTLDLLSGTPQQPQTPVMPLYVPTSKDTGLLYLVEASYLADTLAHGVRYEAGDVVLVVTNDRALDARGETIAADSVASLRGTRVSSPRWGFSIVVVAAPSFVAHTQWKFGLLAGAVAILINLLIAAAYLIAFAPRRLLLSAVRRALKHGQLHFAYQPVVEIATRRITGVEALIRWTHPRWGAVSPAAFMTEVERSSVLASVTRFALQRATDDIIQKTDIRPLRIAINVAPMDLERKDFVADVLAVKEKLPADITLVLEVTERFLIDKHPRTDVIFNMLKAHGVRFAIDDFGTQHSNLDLLGRFPFDYVKIDGQFVRQVDRQGCELIRAIAAVSKHYGMEVIAEGVETESQHEALRNLGIPYGQGYLYQRPVPVSQLFADTGANVLTTRTRVTH comes from the coding sequence ATGCTCGCGCTCATCGTGACCGTCGTGTGCGGCGCGTGCGTCCTCGTCACTGCTGCGCTGTGGGCGCGGCATGCGGATCAGGCGGCCATTCGCGAACGCGAGAGCCTGATTGCAGGCGATATGGTCGCGTCGATCGATCGCATTCTCGACAGCGTCGTATCGCGCGCGCATCTGGAATTGTCGACACTGCCGGGACGCCCCTGCCCGCTCGTCGAACATCGCCTGTCCGAGTTGCAGAGCTACGTGCTGTATGTGCGCAGCGTCAATCTCGTGGCGAACCACAATATCTACTGTTCGTCGGCGCTGGGCCCGATCGATGTTCCCCTCACCGCCTATCTGTCGCCCGCGGCCACGCGCTTCACGCTAGATCTGCTCTCAGGCACACCGCAGCAGCCTCAAACGCCCGTCATGCCGCTGTATGTTCCAACGAGCAAGGACACCGGTTTGCTGTACCTCGTCGAGGCCAGCTATCTCGCGGATACGCTCGCTCATGGCGTGCGTTACGAAGCGGGCGACGTCGTGCTCGTCGTCACGAACGATCGCGCACTCGACGCACGCGGCGAGACGATTGCCGCCGACAGCGTGGCGAGCTTGCGTGGCACACGCGTATCGTCGCCACGCTGGGGCTTTTCGATCGTCGTGGTCGCCGCGCCGAGCTTCGTCGCGCACACGCAGTGGAAATTTGGCCTGCTGGCGGGCGCAGTGGCCATTCTCATCAATCTGCTGATCGCCGCCGCGTATCTGATCGCGTTCGCGCCGCGCCGTCTGCTGTTGTCCGCCGTGCGCCGCGCGCTGAAACATGGGCAATTGCACTTCGCGTATCAGCCCGTTGTCGAAATCGCGACGCGACGCATTACAGGTGTCGAAGCACTGATACGCTGGACGCATCCGCGCTGGGGCGCCGTGAGTCCCGCCGCGTTCATGACGGAAGTGGAGCGCAGCAGCGTGCTCGCGAGCGTCACGCGTTTCGCGCTGCAACGCGCGACGGACGACATCATCCAGAAGACGGACATTCGTCCGTTGCGTATCGCCATCAACGTCGCGCCGATGGATCTCGAACGCAAGGATTTCGTCGCGGACGTGCTGGCCGTAAAAGAAAAGCTTCCCGCCGACATCACGCTCGTACTCGAAGTCACCGAGCGCTTTCTGATCGACAAACACCCGCGCACCGATGTGATCTTCAACATGCTGAAGGCGCATGGCGTGCGCTTCGCCATCGACGATTTCGGCACGCAGCACAGCAATCTCGATCTGCTGGGCCGCTTCCCGTTCGACTACGTGAAGATCGACGGGCAGTTCGTGCGGCAAGTCGACCGGCAAGGGTGCGAACTGATACGCGCGATCGCGGCGGTATCGAAGCATTACGGCATGGAAGTCATTGCCGAAGGCGTCGAAACGGAATCGCAGCATGAAGCGCTGCGCAACCTGGGCATTCCGTACGGACAAGGTTATCTGTACCAGCGCCCCGTGCCCGTCTCGCAGCTTTTCGCCGATACGGGCGCGAACGTGCTCACGACGAGAACACGCGTCACGCACTGA
- a CDS encoding M1 family metallopeptidase, giving the protein MRPGFRLNVQCLMLAATLALSACGGGDDGGLASSKSAQTGATVPASQPALSAPTSPIVADKSVNKTVPPVELPNTVKPINYKLWFRPNADLSTFDGRADVEIQVKKNVNQIVIAGHRIKFVNGKTTLQPGNIQLIATPQDDGDFYQLRPISGQIHPGNYSLHMEWSGIINFKTYDDPATKTGGSCGDDPYPGCSAAEGVFRVDLKGTDGKTSGAILTQGETNLARQWFPGWDEPAFRMTYEVSAEVPQNWRVVSNAAEGPSVNVDSGYKRVTFEKTPPMPQYLLFFGGGMFDTLEDDFVSPLKDGKNLHLRIFTPPGMRDWAVPAMQQTKQALDYYYRYTGIPLPLTKFDTIAANDAFKEQKDLNFGGMENWGAILEFADDILPPPGTPMSDYGVTVLTHEAAHQWFGDLVTLDWWDDVWMNESFATYFENKTKIQFFPDRFSWTDEVKTKYAVMSRDLKNTSFPVQPNFNDWASNDFVLSASPFTYDKGGIVLKMLENYLGDGVMRKGLQSYLADYSLGNSTPKRLWDELAKVSGEPMVAIGDSFVRQTGVPLVTLDTQCDLTSNQTVVTLKQSPYPNQNLYPGIQWTVPLTLAYGEGLSRRKTVALKDTQMQVRVNGCTAVVADPSGLDYYVTNYGNNAWSQLLAQTNALTDPVLLTNLQMEAKMLVNSGLADPSRATTIGSITPPAGAMARRQMLVAPEVETVRPILRYQGKLKPRSKTE; this is encoded by the coding sequence ATGCGACCAGGTTTTCGGTTAAATGTGCAGTGCCTGATGCTGGCTGCGACGCTGGCGTTAAGTGCATGTGGTGGCGGAGACGATGGAGGCCTCGCGTCGAGCAAGTCGGCGCAGACGGGCGCGACGGTTCCCGCGTCGCAACCGGCGTTGTCTGCGCCGACGTCGCCCATCGTCGCCGACAAGTCGGTCAACAAGACGGTGCCGCCCGTCGAGTTGCCCAACACGGTGAAGCCGATCAACTACAAGCTGTGGTTCCGGCCGAACGCCGATCTGTCGACCTTCGACGGCCGCGCGGACGTCGAGATCCAGGTGAAGAAGAACGTCAACCAGATCGTGATTGCGGGGCACCGCATCAAGTTCGTGAACGGCAAGACGACGCTGCAGCCGGGCAATATCCAGCTGATCGCGACGCCGCAGGACGACGGCGACTTCTATCAGTTGCGGCCCATCAGCGGCCAGATTCATCCCGGCAATTATTCGTTGCACATGGAGTGGTCGGGCATTATCAACTTCAAGACCTACGATGACCCCGCAACGAAAACGGGCGGCAGTTGCGGCGACGATCCGTATCCCGGCTGCTCGGCGGCGGAAGGCGTGTTCCGCGTCGACCTGAAGGGCACCGACGGCAAGACGAGCGGCGCGATTCTCACGCAAGGCGAAACCAACCTGGCGCGTCAGTGGTTTCCGGGCTGGGACGAGCCCGCGTTCCGCATGACGTATGAAGTGTCGGCGGAAGTGCCGCAGAACTGGCGCGTCGTGTCGAATGCCGCGGAAGGGCCGTCCGTCAATGTCGACAGCGGCTACAAGCGCGTGACGTTCGAGAAGACGCCGCCGATGCCGCAGTATCTGCTGTTCTTCGGCGGCGGCATGTTCGACACGCTCGAAGACGACTTCGTGAGTCCGCTGAAGGACGGCAAGAATCTGCATCTGCGGATTTTCACGCCGCCCGGCATGCGCGACTGGGCCGTGCCCGCGATGCAGCAGACCAAGCAGGCGCTCGATTACTACTATCGCTACACGGGCATCCCGCTGCCGCTGACGAAGTTCGACACGATCGCCGCGAACGACGCGTTCAAGGAGCAGAAGGATCTGAACTTCGGCGGGATGGAGAACTGGGGCGCCATTCTCGAATTCGCCGACGACATCCTTCCGCCGCCCGGCACGCCGATGTCCGACTATGGCGTGACCGTGCTTACGCACGAGGCCGCGCACCAGTGGTTCGGCGATCTCGTGACGCTCGACTGGTGGGACGATGTGTGGATGAACGAATCGTTCGCGACGTACTTCGAGAACAAGACGAAGATTCAGTTCTTCCCCGATCGCTTCAGCTGGACCGACGAAGTGAAGACCAAGTACGCGGTGATGTCGCGCGACCTGAAGAACACGTCGTTCCCGGTTCAGCCGAACTTCAACGACTGGGCGTCGAACGACTTCGTGTTGAGCGCCAGTCCGTTCACGTACGACAAGGGCGGCATCGTGTTGAAGATGCTCGAGAACTATCTCGGCGATGGCGTGATGCGCAAGGGTCTGCAGTCGTATCTGGCCGACTACTCGCTCGGCAACTCGACGCCGAAGCGTCTGTGGGACGAACTGGCGAAGGTGAGCGGCGAGCCGATGGTCGCGATCGGCGACAGCTTCGTGCGGCAAACGGGCGTGCCGCTCGTGACGCTCGATACGCAGTGCGATCTGACCAGCAACCAGACGGTCGTCACGCTGAAGCAGTCGCCGTATCCGAACCAGAACCTGTACCCGGGCATTCAATGGACGGTTCCGTTGACGCTCGCGTATGGCGAAGGTCTCTCGCGTCGCAAGACGGTCGCGCTGAAGGATACGCAGATGCAGGTGCGCGTCAACGGTTGTACGGCCGTCGTCGCGGACCCGAGCGGGCTCGACTACTACGTGACGAACTACGGCAACAACGCATGGAGTCAGTTGCTTGCGCAAACCAATGCGTTGACGGACCCCGTGCTGCTGACCAACCTGCAGATGGAAGCGAAGATGCTCGTGAATTCGGGCCTCGCCGATCCGTCGCGTGCCACGACGATCGGTTCGATCACGCCGCCGGCGGGTGCGATGGCGCGTCGTCAGATGCTGGTTGCGCCGGAGGTCGAAACGGTTCGTCCGATCCTGCGTTATCAGGGCAAGCTGAAGCCGCGTAGCAAGACGGAGTGA
- a CDS encoding oxidoreductase, with product MNNVTKQQFKRVWFITGASRGLGALIAEAALADGNAVVAAGRNAAAIVERLGESPALLPVALDVTNEAQAKAAVEAAVEKFGRIDVLINNAGFGLLAAVEESGDADVRRMYDTNVFGLLNVTRAVLPVMRKQRSGHVINMSSIGGYRSGAGFGVYCSTKFAVEGITEALHAELKPLGIHATVVEPGYFRTDFLDGSSLVVGKEIIDDYEETSGNVRRIAVDLNHNQPGDPEKLATALVTLVDAQTPPVRLPLGTDTLKAIAEKNAFVTTETETWKALSQSTDFPV from the coding sequence ATGAACAACGTCACGAAACAGCAGTTCAAGCGCGTCTGGTTCATCACGGGTGCATCGCGCGGTCTGGGCGCGCTGATCGCCGAAGCAGCGCTCGCCGATGGCAACGCCGTCGTCGCCGCGGGCCGCAATGCCGCGGCGATCGTCGAGCGGCTGGGCGAGTCGCCCGCCTTGCTGCCCGTCGCGCTCGACGTGACGAACGAAGCGCAAGCCAAAGCCGCCGTCGAAGCGGCTGTCGAGAAGTTCGGCCGCATCGACGTGCTGATCAACAACGCTGGTTTCGGTCTGCTGGCTGCCGTCGAGGAATCGGGCGACGCCGACGTGCGCCGCATGTACGACACGAATGTGTTCGGTCTGCTGAATGTGACGCGCGCCGTGCTGCCCGTGATGCGCAAGCAGCGCTCGGGGCACGTGATCAACATGTCGTCGATCGGCGGGTATCGCTCGGGCGCGGGCTTCGGCGTGTATTGCTCGACGAAGTTCGCCGTCGAAGGCATCACGGAAGCGCTGCACGCGGAACTGAAGCCGCTCGGCATTCACGCGACCGTCGTCGAGCCGGGCTACTTCCGCACGGACTTTCTGGATGGATCGTCGCTGGTCGTCGGCAAGGAGATCATCGACGATTACGAGGAGACGTCGGGCAACGTGCGCCGCATTGCCGTCGACCTGAACCACAACCAGCCGGGCGATCCGGAGAAGCTGGCGACGGCCCTCGTGACGCTCGTCGATGCGCAAACGCCGCCCGTGCGCCTGCCGCTCGGCACCGATACGCTGAAGGCGATCGCGGAAAAGAACGCGTTCGTGACGACGGAAACGGAAACGTGGAAGGCGCTGTCGCAATCCACCGACTTTCCGGTTTGA
- a CDS encoding sigma-54-dependent transcriptional regulator — MADEIRVLVVEDDENVRFGVEQAVALAGFPVSAFASAAQALAEVAPGAPLVIVSDVRMPGIDGLQLLDKVMAIDAQIPVVLISGHADISTAVGAMQVGAYDFIEKPFSSDHIAGRVARAVEKRRLTLEVQGLRAALHNWQGIEALVLGKSPAMADVRKKILRLADTSVSVLITGETGTGKELIARSLHDFGGRRDKHFVALNCGGLPEQIFESELFGHEAGAFTGAIKKRIGKIEWAHGGTLFLDEIETMPVALQIKMLRVLQERTLERLGANESIPVDCRVVAASKADLAALSAEGGFRADLLYRLNVAQIELPPLRERREDLPLLFEHFVLAAARRFGQPAPVVSASQVSELMTHAWPGNVRELQNVADRFVLGLSGDSLLAEGANASTSAKGASLADQMAYFERTLIEDMLRRHHGNVADASEALGMPKKTLYHKLRQLKIAARDAQGEEVDT; from the coding sequence ATGGCAGATGAGATTCGCGTGCTCGTCGTCGAGGACGACGAGAATGTGCGCTTCGGCGTCGAGCAGGCCGTTGCGCTGGCGGGCTTTCCCGTCAGCGCGTTCGCGTCGGCGGCACAGGCGCTCGCCGAGGTCGCGCCGGGCGCGCCGCTCGTGATCGTGTCGGATGTGCGGATGCCGGGCATCGACGGATTGCAGCTGCTCGACAAGGTGATGGCGATCGATGCGCAGATTCCCGTCGTGCTGATCAGCGGACACGCCGATATTTCGACGGCCGTCGGCGCGATGCAGGTCGGCGCGTATGACTTCATCGAGAAGCCGTTTTCGTCGGACCATATTGCAGGCCGCGTCGCGCGTGCCGTCGAAAAGCGCCGCCTCACGCTCGAAGTACAGGGCTTGCGGGCCGCGCTGCACAACTGGCAGGGCATCGAGGCGCTGGTGCTCGGCAAGTCGCCCGCGATGGCCGACGTGCGCAAAAAAATCCTGCGTCTCGCCGATACATCCGTGTCGGTGCTGATCACGGGCGAAACGGGCACGGGCAAGGAACTGATCGCGCGCAGCCTGCACGACTTCGGTGGGCGGCGCGACAAGCATTTCGTCGCGCTCAATTGCGGCGGTCTGCCGGAGCAGATCTTCGAAAGCGAACTGTTCGGCCACGAAGCGGGCGCGTTCACGGGCGCGATCAAGAAGCGGATCGGCAAGATCGAATGGGCGCACGGCGGCACGCTGTTCCTCGATGAAATCGAAACGATGCCCGTCGCGCTGCAGATCAAGATGCTGCGCGTGTTGCAGGAGCGCACGCTGGAGCGGCTCGGCGCGAACGAATCGATTCCCGTCGATTGCCGCGTGGTCGCGGCGTCGAAGGCCGATCTCGCAGCGCTTTCCGCCGAAGGCGGGTTTCGCGCGGACTTGCTGTACCGGCTGAACGTCGCGCAGATCGAATTGCCGCCGCTACGCGAGCGGCGCGAAGACCTGCCGCTGCTGTTCGAGCATTTCGTGCTGGCCGCCGCACGCCGCTTCGGACAGCCGGCGCCCGTCGTGTCGGCGTCGCAGGTGTCGGAACTGATGACGCACGCGTGGCCCGGCAACGTGCGCGAGTTGCAGAACGTCGCGGACCGCTTCGTGCTCGGCCTCTCGGGCGACAGTCTGCTTGCCGAAGGCGCGAACGCATCGACGTCGGCCAAAGGCGCGTCGCTCGCCGACCAGATGGCGTACTTCGAACGCACGCTGATCGAAGACATGCTGCGGCGTCATCACGGCAACGTGGCCGACGCGAGCGAAGCGCTCGGCATGCCGAAGAAGACGCTGTATCACAAGCTGCGTCAGCTCAAGATCGCCGCGCGCGATGCGCAGGGCGAAGAAGTCGATACGTAG
- the cynR gene encoding transcriptional regulator CynR yields the protein MLLRHIRYFLAVAEHRNFTRAAEALHVSQPTLSQQIRQLEDTLGVLLLDRSGRTVQLTDAGEAWMRYAKLALQDLDAGVRAIHDVGELSRGNLRLAVTPTFTAYLVGPVIDRFHAAHPAIAIDIQEITQDQIEAQLADDRLDAGIAFEPVHTAEIESQPLFEETLSLVVGGRHARATRRKPLGAQDFAKEPLVLLNTAFATRRYIDEYCAQHRIRPRVVIEVSSISAIVEIVRRGQLATVLPDGIAREHAELHPVALDPSLPARTAALLQRKDAYRTAASKAFVRILMESIRR from the coding sequence ATGCTGCTACGTCATATCCGTTATTTTCTGGCCGTCGCCGAGCACCGAAACTTCACGCGTGCCGCCGAAGCACTGCACGTCTCGCAGCCCACGCTGTCGCAGCAGATCCGGCAACTGGAAGACACGCTCGGCGTGCTGTTGCTCGACCGTTCGGGCCGCACGGTGCAACTGACGGACGCGGGCGAAGCATGGATGCGCTACGCGAAACTCGCGCTACAGGATCTCGATGCGGGCGTGCGCGCGATTCACGATGTCGGTGAACTGAGCCGCGGCAATCTGCGCCTCGCCGTCACGCCGACCTTCACGGCGTATCTGGTCGGGCCTGTGATCGACCGCTTCCATGCTGCGCATCCGGCCATCGCGATCGACATACAGGAAATCACGCAGGATCAGATCGAAGCGCAACTGGCCGACGACAGGCTCGATGCAGGCATCGCTTTCGAGCCCGTGCATACGGCGGAAATCGAAAGCCAGCCGCTATTCGAGGAAACGTTGAGTCTGGTGGTGGGCGGCCGTCATGCGCGCGCGACGCGCCGCAAGCCGCTGGGCGCGCAGGACTTCGCGAAGGAGCCGCTGGTGCTGTTGAACACGGCATTCGCTACGCGCCGCTACATCGACGAATATTGCGCGCAACATCGTATTCGTCCGCGCGTCGTCATTGAGGTAAGTTCGATCAGCGCGATCGTCGAGATCGTGCGGCGCGGTCAGCTTGCGACCGTGCTGCCCGACGGCATCGCGCGCGAGCATGCCGAACTCCATCCCGTCGCGCTCGATCCGTCGCTGCCCGCGCGTACGGCCGCGCTGCTGCAACGCAAGGACGCCTATCGCACGGCGGCAAGCAAAGCGTTCGTGCGGATCCTGATGGAAAGCATCCGGCGCTGA
- a CDS encoding nuclear transport factor 2 family protein has translation MSTQQQEVRPPLPPFTLESAKEKVRLAEDGWNSRDAAKVALAYSLDTKWRNRAEFANNRAEAQAFLERKWRKEFDYRLIKELWAFGGNRIAVRYAYEWRDDAGNWFRSYGNENWEFGEDGLMQRRFACINDMPIKESERKFHWPLGRRTDDHPGLSDLGL, from the coding sequence ATGTCAACGCAACAACAGGAAGTTCGTCCGCCGCTGCCGCCGTTCACGCTGGAGTCGGCCAAAGAGAAAGTGCGCCTCGCCGAAGACGGCTGGAATTCACGCGATGCCGCGAAAGTCGCGCTCGCTTACTCGCTCGATACGAAGTGGCGCAACCGCGCCGAGTTCGCCAACAACCGCGCCGAGGCGCAGGCGTTTCTCGAACGCAAATGGCGCAAGGAATTCGACTATCGGCTGATCAAGGAATTGTGGGCGTTCGGCGGCAACCGGATTGCGGTGCGCTACGCGTACGAATGGCGCGACGACGCGGGCAACTGGTTCCGTTCGTATGGCAACGAGAACTGGGAGTTTGGCGAAGACGGTTTGATGCAGCGCCGTTTTGCCTGCATCAACGATATGCCGATCAAGGAATCGGAGCGCAAGTTCCACTGGCCTCTTGGTCGCCGTACCGACGATCATCCGGGCTTGAGCGATCTCGGACTGTGA